The Thermodesulfobacteriota bacterium genome has a window encoding:
- a CDS encoding PBP1A family penicillin-binding protein — translation MPQRRSTTEILKKRARPSEGISVRLIIKYSLLAAVFIILSGVLASVIIYLYLSKDLPKIASLTEYHPSIITEVYSDDNRKIAEFYHERREVVPLSEIPAMLIEAFIASEDARFYKHQGVDFFSIVRAFIKNLEAGEIVQGGSTITQQVTKSFFLTPERSYTRKIKEAILAYRIDKTFSKQEILYLYLNQIYLGHAAYGVEAASENYFAKSAKELNLAECALLAGLPQAPSRYSPFRFPERAKQRQIYVLNRMVAEGYITNIQATRAINVQLDIQPRRNWYIEKVPFYTEHVRRYIEKKYGPEILYREGLKIYTCVNIEMQKIAREEIEKGLKALDKRQGYRGPVKHLIKEEIEAFSKELQVEIDETPIEKGKILKGVVIQVDDKNNTTTVRMGNTRGVIEISDMGWARKPDPEVPFRENAVKHPGRVLKQGDVILVKVKDKKEGSELWSLALEQIPKAEGALLSLEAETGHVKAMIGGRDARETQFNRAIQSRRQPGSAFKPIIYAAAIDMGYTPATTIIDSPIVFKDEEQDLKWKPKNYGKKFYGPTLFRTALAKSRNVVTIKILQDIGIDYAIDYARKLGINSNLNRDLSIALGSSGVSLLELVNAYSVFNNFGYLVEPVFITKIIDRDGNVLEESVPTKEKAIEKTTAYIMTNLLEGVVQHGTGWRAKALGRPTAGKTGTTNDLFDAWFLGYTPRYISGVWVGFDEESSLGVYETGSKAACPIWLGYMKRILDKKAVRIFQVPEGVVFSQIDAKTGLLPITESEETIFECFKEGTVPTEYTPKPDSITEPEQFYKMDM, via the coding sequence ATGCCTCAACGAAGAAGTACCACTGAAATATTGAAAAAACGCGCCAGACCGAGTGAAGGAATCAGTGTAAGGTTAATTATTAAATATTCCCTGTTGGCAGCCGTTTTTATCATTTTGTCCGGCGTTCTTGCATCAGTGATCATTTATCTTTATTTAAGCAAAGATCTTCCTAAAATTGCTTCTTTAACCGAATATCATCCTTCAATAATAACAGAGGTTTATTCTGACGACAACAGAAAAATTGCTGAGTTTTATCATGAACGCAGGGAGGTCGTTCCTTTATCGGAAATTCCAGCCATGTTGATTGAGGCCTTCATTGCTTCGGAAGATGCAAGATTTTACAAGCACCAGGGGGTTGACTTTTTCAGCATTGTTAGAGCCTTTATTAAAAATCTTGAGGCCGGTGAAATTGTACAGGGAGGTAGCACCATTACCCAGCAGGTGACCAAATCGTTTTTTTTGACACCGGAAAGAAGCTATACCAGGAAAATAAAGGAGGCCATACTTGCCTATCGGATTGATAAAACCTTTTCCAAACAGGAGATTCTGTATTTATATTTAAATCAGATATATCTGGGACATGCGGCTTACGGCGTGGAGGCCGCATCGGAAAATTATTTTGCAAAATCCGCTAAAGAATTAAACCTGGCCGAATGTGCACTTTTGGCTGGACTGCCACAGGCACCCAGTCGATATTCTCCCTTCAGATTTCCTGAAAGAGCAAAACAGCGTCAGATCTACGTTTTAAACCGTATGGTCGCAGAGGGATATATTACCAATATTCAAGCCACCCGGGCCATTAATGTGCAACTTGATATTCAACCGAGGCGGAACTGGTATATTGAAAAGGTTCCTTTTTATACCGAGCATGTCAGGCGGTATATCGAAAAAAAATACGGTCCTGAAATTTTGTACCGGGAAGGCCTCAAAATCTATACCTGCGTAAATATCGAGATGCAAAAAATTGCGCGGGAAGAGATCGAAAAAGGTTTGAAAGCGCTTGATAAACGCCAGGGCTATCGAGGTCCGGTGAAACATCTGATTAAGGAGGAAATCGAAGCATTTTCCAAAGAACTGCAGGTCGAAATCGATGAAACGCCCATTGAGAAAGGAAAGATACTCAAAGGTGTGGTCATCCAGGTGGATGATAAAAACAATACCACTACCGTTCGCATGGGCAACACCCGGGGGGTGATTGAAATTTCAGATATGGGTTGGGCCAGAAAGCCTGATCCGGAGGTTCCTTTTCGCGAAAATGCGGTGAAACATCCCGGCCGGGTTTTAAAACAAGGCGATGTGATACTGGTAAAAGTAAAGGATAAAAAAGAAGGCAGTGAGTTGTGGAGCCTCGCACTGGAACAGATTCCCAAAGCCGAAGGGGCCCTTTTGTCTTTAGAGGCTGAAACAGGTCATGTAAAGGCAATGATAGGTGGTCGTGATGCCAGAGAAACCCAGTTTAACCGGGCGATACAATCAAGACGCCAACCCGGTTCCGCCTTTAAACCGATCATCTATGCCGCAGCAATCGATATGGGGTATACACCGGCAACCACCATTATCGATTCTCCCATCGTGTTTAAAGATGAAGAACAGGATTTAAAATGGAAGCCTAAAAATTATGGAAAAAAATTTTACGGGCCCACCCTGTTTCGAACAGCGCTGGCAAAATCCCGCAATGTGGTCACCATCAAAATTCTGCAGGACATCGGGATCGATTACGCCATTGATTACGCCAGAAAGCTCGGGATTAATTCCAATTTAAACAGAGATCTTTCCATAGCCCTGGGTTCTTCCGGTGTATCTCTGCTTGAACTGGTGAACGCATATTCGGTGTTCAACAATTTTGGCTACCTGGTTGAGCCGGTGTTTATTACGAAAATTATTGATCGAGATGGAAACGTGCTGGAAGAATCTGTCCCGACCAAGGAAAAAGCCATAGAAAAAACCACGGCCTATATCATGACCAACCTTCTCGAAGGTGTGGTTCAACATGGAACCGGCTGGAGGGCCAAAGCTTTGGGCAGACCGACTGCCGGTAAGACCGGGACCACCAACGACCTGTTTGATGCCTGGTTTTTAGGATACACACCGCGTTATATATCCGGTGTGTGGGTCGGATTTGACGAGGAGAGCTCACTGGGGGTATATGAAACCGGTTCCAAGGCGGCCTGTCCCATCTGGCTGGGTTATATGAAACGCATCCTTGACAAAAAAGCGGTGAGGATTTTTCAGGTACCTGAAGGGGTTGTTTTTTCCCAGATCGATGCAAAAACAGGCCTGTTGCCTATTACTGAATCAGAAGAGACCATTTTTGAATGTTTTAAGGAAGGGACTGTTCCCACCGAATATACCCCAAAACCTGATTCGATTACCGAGCCGGAACAGTTTTATAAAATGGATATGTAG
- the hisI gene encoding phosphoribosyl-AMP cyclohydrolase: MIKLDFNKTGGLLPAIVQDYETGEVLMLAYINENAWEATLSTGKATYFSRSRQKLWIKGESSGNMQIVQEIRIDCDDDTVLFKVQQIGGAACHKGYRSCFFKKVDHGVAKVTEQRVFDPKEVYHK; this comes from the coding sequence ATGATCAAACTTGATTTTAACAAAACCGGTGGCCTTCTGCCTGCCATTGTCCAGGACTATGAAACAGGTGAAGTGTTGATGCTGGCATATATAAATGAAAATGCATGGGAGGCGACTCTTTCCACTGGAAAAGCAACATATTTCAGTCGAAGCCGACAAAAACTGTGGATAAAGGGAGAATCTTCCGGAAACATGCAGATTGTGCAGGAAATCAGGATCGACTGTGATGATGACACGGTTCTTTTTAAAGTGCAACAGATCGGCGGCGCGGCCTGTCACAAAGGGTATAGAAGCTGTTTTTTTAAGAAAGTTGATCATGGCGTTGCCAAAGTAACTGAACAACGGGTCTTTGACCCGAAGGAGGTATATCATAAATGA